One stretch of Roseimicrobium sp. ORNL1 DNA includes these proteins:
- a CDS encoding N-acetyltransferase: MTLKLRRATVEDFPFAKAVHHSSYREWVVDQFGAWDEGLQDRYFQESWDRWPYDIIEIDGRPVGFSAVEHAHDATHLREFALHGEFQGRGIGAAYLGSLVNEFHRPQKPVRLRVFKANQRAIALYRRIGFAETGTTDLQVLFEWPNHVGLP, encoded by the coding sequence ATGACTCTTAAGCTGCGTCGCGCTACGGTTGAGGACTTTCCTTTTGCGAAGGCAGTGCATCATTCCTCTTATCGAGAGTGGGTTGTGGATCAGTTCGGCGCGTGGGACGAAGGCCTTCAAGACCGATACTTTCAAGAGAGTTGGGACAGATGGCCATATGACATCATAGAAATCGATGGCCGACCCGTCGGCTTTTCTGCGGTCGAGCACGCTCACGATGCCACACATCTCAGAGAGTTTGCTCTGCACGGAGAATTCCAAGGCAGGGGAATCGGCGCGGCCTATCTTGGGTCACTCGTAAATGAGTTTCACCGTCCACAGAAGCCAGTTCGCCTGCGAGTATTTAAAGCAAACCAACGTGCCATCGCACTTTACAGACGCATCGGTTTTGCGGAGACAGGAACTACAGATCTTCAGGTCCTTTTCGAATGGCCGAACCACGTCGGTTTGCCGTAG